The genomic segment CTCTCACCCGAGCCATCGGGTGACCGGGCGGATCAGCGGCGGGAGGTGAGGGCGCGGGCGAAGAAGGCCAGGTTCGCGGGGCGTTCGGCGAGGCGGCGCATCAGGTAGCCGTACCAGTCGTCGCCGTAGGGGACGTAGACCCGGACCGTGTAGCCCTCGTCGCGCAGCCGGGCCTGCTCCTCCGGCCGGACGCCGTAGAGCAGCTGGAACTCGAACTCGCCCGCGCCCCGGTCGAACCAGTGCGCCCGGTCCTCGGCGATCGCGATCAACCTCGGGTCGTGGGTGGCCAGCATCGGATATCCGCCGCCGGCCAGCAGCACGTTCATGCACCGCACGTACGACCGGTCCACCTCCAGGCCGGACTGGTACGCCACCGACTCCGGCTCCTTGTACGCACCCTTGCACAGCCGTACCCGGGAACCGGCGGTCGCCAGGTCCCGGCAGTCCGCCTCGGTCCGCCGCAGGTACGCCTGCAGCACCGCCCCGGTGCCCGGGAAGTCGCCGCGCAGCTTGGCCAGGATGTCCAGGGTCGAGTCGGTGGTGGTGTGGTCCTCCATGTCGAGGGTGACCGTGGTGCCGGCCTCGGCCGCCGCCGCGCAGATCGCCCGCGCGTGGTCGTACGCC from the Solwaraspora sp. WMMD1047 genome contains:
- a CDS encoding proline dehydrogenase family protein codes for the protein MLRSVILAASRSARVERLVETAPFTRGAVRRFVAGTTTDDALRVSGELTADGMAVSLDHLGEDTVTPEQAGAVRAEYVTLLGALAAAGYTPAAEVSVKLSALGQRFDEQVAYDHARAICAAAAEAGTTVTLDMEDHTTTDSTLDILAKLRGDFPGTGAVLQAYLRRTEADCRDLATAGSRVRLCKGAYKEPESVAYQSGLEVDRSYVRCMNVLLAGGGYPMLATHDPRLIAIAEDRAHWFDRGAGEFEFQLLYGVRPEEQARLRDEGYTVRVYVPYGDDWYGYLMRRLAERPANLAFFARALTSRR